Proteins encoded together in one Lathyrus oleraceus cultivar Zhongwan6 chromosome 5, CAAS_Psat_ZW6_1.0, whole genome shotgun sequence window:
- the LOC127081076 gene encoding uncharacterized protein LOC127081076, whose translation MEKLQENQVVLQEEVSQMRQLMETIQAVARGQEVMAKMQEEMNQRASTTNHPTPQTVENLTPVPQADPPININAPGGVPNDNPRPRALETDNQLDAFSSPRDASQDDAFGSATNKVERKVKAIEEKLKAMGSTDILGLDAAEMCLVPGVIIPAKFKVPDFEKYKGNSDPRTHIRANCRKMAAYSSDDQLLMHFFQDSLSGASLDWYMQLEGNHIHTWREMAEAFLKHYQYNTDMAPNRMQLQNLTQRSEESFKEYAQRWRELAARVQPPLLERELVDMFMGNLQGPYLDRMVGSTSSGFSDLVLAGERIENMIKMGKIQNSASTSSASKKPFVPYGKKREGETNASSIIGTRNPTYPQVAAIAPIQPSQQQPFAIPVQTQQQQRELGPPPAVLPPCYDANARCEFHSGAPGHSIENCKALKYKVQDLICERIL comes from the exons ATGGAGAAACTTCAAGAGAACCAAGTTGTCCTTCAGGAAGAAGTATCCCAAATGAGGCAATTGATGGAGACTATTCAAGCAGTCGCAAGAGGCCAGGAGGTtatggcaaaaatgcaagaagaaatGAATCAACGTGCCAGTACTACCAATCATCCTACCCCTCAAACGGTCGAGAATCTGACTCCAGTTCCTCAAGCTGATCCTCCAATTAACATTAATGCACCCGGCGGTGTTCCAAACGACAATCCTCGTCCTCGTGCTCTTGAGACAGACAACCAACTTGATGCATTCTCCAGCCCAAGGGACGCTTCTCAGGATGACGCCTTCGGTTCCGCAACCAACAAGGTGGAAAGGAAGGTAAAGGCTATCGAGGAAAAGCTCAAGGCAATGGGGAGCACTGACATTTTGGGCCTCGATGCGGCAGAAATGTGCTTAGTACCTGGGGTCATCATTCCGGCCAAGTTCAAAGTtccggactttgaaaaatataagggaaatagcGACCCTAGGACACACATTAGGGCAAACTGCCGAAAGATGGCTGCCTATTCCAGCGATGATCAACTTCTAATGCATTTTTTCCAGGATTCCCTCagtggggcatctttggattggtacatgcaACTCGAGGGCAACCATATTCACACCTGGAGGGAAATGGCCGAGGCATTCCTCAAGCactatcagtacaacactgatatGGCACCTAATCGCATGCAGTTGCAAAATTTGACTCAGAGGTCTGAGGAgtccttcaaagagtatgcccagcgGTGGAGGGAATTAGCTGCTAGGGTACAACCCCCATTGCTAGAAAGAGAACTGGTAGACATGTTTATGGGAAACTTACAAGGTCCATACCTTGATAGAATGGTAGGGAGCACCTCTTCAGGCTTTTCTGATCTGGTCTTAGCCGGTGAAAGGATAGAAAATATGATTAAAATGGGAAAGATCCAGAACTCTGCCAGTACTTCTAGTGCATCGAAGAAACCTTTTGTTCCCTATGGTAAAAAACGAGAAGGCGAGACCAATGCTTCCTCCATTATTGGAACAAGAAATCCCACTTATCCACAAGTAGCTGCCATAGCTCCCATCCAACCAAGTCAACAACAACCATTTGCAATTCCTgttcaaactcaacaacaacaacg GGAGTTAGGACCCCCACCAGCAGTTCTTCCTCCCTGTTATGATGCAAATGCCCGCTGTGAATTTCATTCTGGCGCTCCTGGGCATTCGATCGAGAATTGTAAAGCATTAAAGTACAAGGTTCAAGATCTTatttgtgaaagaattctttaa